Below is a window of Acidobacteriota bacterium DNA.
TGACATTGTCGCGCACGAACTGGCGCATCAGTGGTGGGGCGATTTGGTGACCTGCAAGGACTGGACGCAGATTTGGTTGAACGAAAGCTTTGCCACGTACAGCGAGTACCTGTGGCGAGAACATTCGCGCGGAGTGGACGACGCGCGCTTTGTGCTGTTCCAGGATTTTCTGACCTACCTGCGCGAAGATTGGACCAGCCATCGCCGTCCAATTGATTGCCGTCGCTACCGCTTTTCCGAAGAGTTGATGGATCGCCACGCCTATGAAAAAGGCGCTTGCGTGCTGGATATGCTGCGCTGGACGCTCGGCGATGACGGATTTTTCCGTTCCTTGGCGCATTATCTGAAAAAGTTTGAGTTCGGCGTCGCTGAAACCAATGACTTCAGGGTCGCCATCGAAGAGGCAACAGGACAAAACCTGTATTGGTTTTTCGATCAATGGCTGCATGGCGCAGGATACCCTGAACTCGAAGTTCACTACGAATGGCAACGCGAACAAAAACTGCTGCGCGTGTCGGTTAAACAGGCTCAGGAAAACAAAGACGATCAAACGCCAGTGTTTCGCTTTCCGGTCGAAATCGAAATCACGACCGTCGAAGCGGATGAAATCATCGAAACCGAACGCCGTCACAGTTACCGTGTCGAAGTGACCAAGGCCGAACAGGACTTTTACTTCTTCTGCGAAGCAAAACCGCGAATGGTGTTGTTTGACAAAGGTCATCGCATCTTCAAGCTGATGAATTTTTCAAAATCGGCGCAGGAGTTGAGTTATCAACTCGGCAAAGCCGAAGACGTGATGGATCGCGTTCGCGCCGCCAGAGAACTGGCCGGATTCAAAGGCGAAGAAATCGTGGCATCCCTAAAAGCCACGTTGTCCGGCTGGGATTTTTATGGTGTCAGGATGGCGGCGGCCATCAGCCTGGGAGAAATGGGCGGCGATGCCGCGCGAGCGGCACTGACCGAATGTTACCGCTCCGAAAAGGACAGCCGGGTTCGCCGCGCTCTGGTCTGGGCGTTGGGCAATTTCAAAGACGAAGCCTCGACGGATTTTCTGCGCGATGTGGCGAACAAAGATGAGAGCTACTTTGCCGTTGTCGCTTCGGTTCGCGCATTGGCGAACATCGGCAGCGACAAAGCTTTCGATTCGGCGAAGTCCACCATCAAGAGAACTTCGTGGCAGGAAGTCATTGCCGCATCGGTGTTTCATGGATTCGCTCAGGCGAAAGACAAACGCGGGATTGATCTGGCGATTGAACACAGCAAATACGGTCGTCCAATTCCGATTCGCATCGCCGCCATCGGATGTCTTGGCGCGCTCGGCAAGGAACTTCAAAAAGAAGACAACGCCGACAAGATCGTTGACCAGTTGATTGAGCTAACCAAAGACAAACATATCCGCGAACGAGTGGCGGCAATTCGCGCGCTGGGCAAAATCGGCAACAAACGTGCCTTGCCCGCTCTGCGCGAAGCCGAAGGGCGCGAATGCCTGGATCAGTTGAAAGCCGCAGCGCTTGATGCAATCAAGAGTTTGGAAGAATCGCACACGTAGCAAGTCTCCGCGCGATATTTCCGGACGGTTGCCGGATTGAATTTCATCACGTATAAATCGGCAACTGAATGAGCATTCATTCAGGATGAAATTCACGTCTTAATCCCAAGTATTTCAACAGGGAAAACTCTAAACGGTGAGCGACAGGAGTCGTTATGAAAATTATCGTCTGTCTGAAACAGGTGCCGAAGAACGATTCGATTCTTCGCATCAACGAACAAGGAAACTGGATTCAGGATCGCGATTTGACGTACGAGATCAACGAATCCGATCAGTATGGGCTGGAAGCCGCGCTGCAATTGAAGGAAAAACACGGCGGCGAAGTCATCGCGCTTTCGCTTGGCCCGGCGCGCGCGCAATCTGTCATCAAAGAAGCTTTGGCGCGCGGCGCGGATCGCGGGCTGCATCTGGAAGACGCGGCGTTCGATCACCTGGACGCGTTCGGCGCGGCTTCGGCGATTGCGGCGGCGGCCAAGGCCGAAGGCTTTGATTTGCTGCTGACCGGATTGCAATCCGACGATCACGGCTATGCGCAAACCGGCGTCATTGCGGCGGAACTGCTCGGATTGCCGCACGCGACCATCGTGATGGATGTTGAAGCCAATGACGGCACGTTACGCGTCAAACGCGAATTGGAAAGCGGGTATTTCCAATGGGTTAGCTTTCCCGCGCCGGCAGTACTGACGATCCAGTCCGGCATCAACACGCTACGCTACGCCACGCTGAAAGGCATTATGGCGGCGAAGAAAAAAGAGATTAAGAAACTGGACGCTGCCGCGCTGGGTTTACAGGCGGACGCGCTTGCACCGAAGCAGCAAATACGTCGCATTTACGTGCCGCAAAAATCCAAACAGACGCAGTTCATCGAAGGCAGCCCGACAGAAATTGCAGCCAAGCTGATGGACAAGCTGAAGAATGAAGCTCGTGTTTTTTAGTTGCATGGAGTACCGCCTTTAGGCGGAATCTTCCAGCAACGTTGCAATCCGCCTGAAGGCGGTACTCCAAACTTTGGGAGAAACAATGGCAAACGGAATTCTAGTTTTCATCGAACACGTTGACGGCAAGATCAACAAAGCGTCTTACGAAGCGGTGCGCGCTGCGCAATTAGTTAGCGGCGAAACCGGTCAAGCGATCTCCGCCGTCATTTTGGGCAACGGCATTGGCGCCGCAGCCAGCGAAATCGCCGCGAAAAAGCTTGGCGCGGTTTACACCGTCGAAAACGAACTTTTGAAGTCGTACACCGCAGACGGGTATTCAGTAGCGTTCAAACAGGTCATCGAACAGTTGCAACCGGAACTGGTTTTGATGACACACACCTACGAAGTCCGCGACTTCGCGCCAAAGCTGGCGGCAAGTTTGCGCCGCGCGCTGATTGGCGATTGCATCGGCCACAAAGTCGAAGGCGGCGAACTGGTTCTGACCCGGCAAGTCTTTCAAGGCAAAATGGCCGCGGATGTTGTGCCCGTCGGCGACAAACCGCATTTCGTCAGTTTCCAGATCGGCAGTTTTCGCGGCGATGAATGCGAAGCCGGTCAGGCCGAAGTCAAAGCGTTGGCCGTCAATCTGGATGCCGACATTGTTCGCCAGCAACCCGAAGAGCGGTTCAAGGAAGCCAAAGCGGCAGTTGACCTGACCGCAGCGCCGTTGATTGTTTCCGTCGGGCGCGGCATCAAAGAGCAAAAGAACATCGAAATCGTCAAAAAGCTGGCCGATGCAATGGGAGCGGAATTGGCGGCTTCGCGTCCGATTTGCGACAACGAATGGTTGCCGATGGATCGCCAGATTGGATCTTCGGGGCAAACCGTCGCGCCAAAGATGTATCTGGCCGTAGGCATTTCCGGCGCAATTCAACATCTGGTCGGCATGAAAGGCGCGCGCACCATCGTCGCCATCAACAAAGACAAAGAAGCGCCGATTTTTGAAATCGCCGATTACGGCATTGTCGGCGATTTGTTTGAAATCGTTCCGGCATTGACCGCCGAAGCTGAGAAACTAAAGCAGTAATTTCAACGCGAGCATGAGTCTTTTCGTTACCCATTCACCATTACGCATTCCCCATTAACGGACAGAGTAGAAAACCACTCTCTGCCTGTTAATGGGCAATGGTTAATGGCTGTCGCGCTTTAATTCCACACAACCGGAGTCTTTCCAATGACCATCAACCGCCGTTCGTTTATTTGTTATATCGTGCTTCTTCTGACTTTCCTGGCTTTTGCTGTCCACACCAACGCCAAAGCGCGCAAAGGCAAAAAAGTCACCGCGCTGGATCGGTATGTCGCCAAACCAGACCCGAATTACAGCTACAAAATCACCAACACGATCAAGAAAGAAGGCTTCACCGTCTACATTGTCCGCATGACTTCACAGCAATGGCGTACGGCGGCGGAAGTGGATAAGCCGATCTGGGAACATTGGATGACGATTACGCAGCCCGATGAAGTTGTTTCTCCAACAGGCTTTATGTTCATTTCAGGTGGTTCGGTGAACAGCAAGGAACCCGGTTTGCCCAGCGGCATCTTCACGGATATGGCCGTGCGAACAAAATCCGTCGTGGCCGAGTTGAAGATGATTCCGTATGAACCGCTGACGTTCAAAGACGAAACCAAATCCCGCAACGAAGACGGAATCATTGCTTACACCTGGGAAAAATTCATGCGAACCGGCGACGAAAACTGGCCGCTGCGTTTGCCGATGACCAAAGCCGCCGTGCGAGGTTTGGATACTGTCACCGCCGTCGCCGCCAGCACCGAAGGCGGCAAAAATTCCGCGAAGGTGGAAAAGTTCATTGTCAGCGGCGGATCAAAACGCGGTTGGACGACGTGGACAACCGCGATTGTGG
It encodes the following:
- a CDS encoding DUF3458 domain-containing protein encodes the protein MNDKLIHPALLDPRAWADVNLYDAIVNIDRSPLEGEDRHTPNRRFSIKHLKLELRIDDEKESVEGTATVTLSPINDGFKHFELDAAEMRISSVKLLAADQRDTGNLLRSSAHFATRLDFEVHPEKIVIELDRSYARDEQVTVAINYSCFPRKGLFFIKPDEAYPGKPRQVWSQGENEDAHWWFPCHDVTNQKMTTELIVTVKAGFWALSNGELLGIRDNPQESTKTFHWSQAQPHPAYLVTLVVGEYEQINDHYKDLSVDYYVYKDRFVAGQKLFANTPNMIELFEQRFGYKYPYAKYSQILVDDFLFGAMENTSASTFTDRCLLDAQAELDINYDDIVAHELAHQWWGDLVTCKDWTQIWLNESFATYSEYLWREHSRGVDDARFVLFQDFLTYLREDWTSHRRPIDCRRYRFSEELMDRHAYEKGACVLDMLRWTLGDDGFFRSLAHYLKKFEFGVAETNDFRVAIEEATGQNLYWFFDQWLHGAGYPELEVHYEWQREQKLLRVSVKQAQENKDDQTPVFRFPVEIEITTVEADEIIETERRHSYRVEVTKAEQDFYFFCEAKPRMVLFDKGHRIFKLMNFSKSAQELSYQLGKAEDVMDRVRAARELAGFKGEEIVASLKATLSGWDFYGVRMAAAISLGEMGGDAARAALTECYRSEKDSRVRRALVWALGNFKDEASTDFLRDVANKDESYFAVVASVRALANIGSDKAFDSAKSTIKRTSWQEVIAASVFHGFAQAKDKRGIDLAIEHSKYGRPIPIRIAAIGCLGALGKELQKEDNADKIVDQLIELTKDKHIRERVAAIRALGKIGNKRALPALREAEGRECLDQLKAAALDAIKSLEESHT
- a CDS encoding electron transfer flavoprotein subunit beta/FixA family protein is translated as MKIIVCLKQVPKNDSILRINEQGNWIQDRDLTYEINESDQYGLEAALQLKEKHGGEVIALSLGPARAQSVIKEALARGADRGLHLEDAAFDHLDAFGAASAIAAAAKAEGFDLLLTGLQSDDHGYAQTGVIAAELLGLPHATIVMDVEANDGTLRVKRELESGYFQWVSFPAPAVLTIQSGINTLRYATLKGIMAAKKKEIKKLDAAALGLQADALAPKQQIRRIYVPQKSKQTQFIEGSPTEIAAKLMDKLKNEARVF
- a CDS encoding electron transfer flavoprotein subunit alpha/FixB family protein gives rise to the protein MANGILVFIEHVDGKINKASYEAVRAAQLVSGETGQAISAVILGNGIGAAASEIAAKKLGAVYTVENELLKSYTADGYSVAFKQVIEQLQPELVLMTHTYEVRDFAPKLAASLRRALIGDCIGHKVEGGELVLTRQVFQGKMAADVVPVGDKPHFVSFQIGSFRGDECEAGQAEVKALAVNLDADIVRQQPEERFKEAKAAVDLTAAPLIVSVGRGIKEQKNIEIVKKLADAMGAELAASRPICDNEWLPMDRQIGSSGQTVAPKMYLAVGISGAIQHLVGMKGARTIVAINKDKEAPIFEIADYGIVGDLFEIVPALTAEAEKLKQ